The sequence below is a genomic window from Nitrobacter winogradskyi Nb-255.
TGAGCGGATCAGCGATTTTCGCCGCCAGCGACCCGTAAACGCCTTTTTGCGTGATTTTGGTCGCCCACTGGAAGATTCGAAAGTAAGGATCATTTAATCGAAAATCGGCTGGATCGAACTCGAATATGTTCGGAACAAATATAGTGCCGCCGTTGCGTGCATTTGTTTCTCCGCCGCTGTCATATCGGATTATATTCGCGCCCAATGTCAGCTTGTGGTCCATGCCAAGCAGATGGAATGATCCCTTCAACACGGCATCCAACGTGCTCTGGGTCTCGTTACGATAAAATTGCCTGCCGTGTCCCGTGCCGCTCCGAAGGCCGGACAGGGTGATCGGATCAATCGCACCCCAGAAGACCTGAGTTTTTTCGTCAACCTTGCTGTGCGCTCGCGACGCCTCGATTCCCAGGGTCCACTTGTCTCCGAGCTCCTGATCAAGGCGAACGAACTGCTTGGTGGTGTTCCTCAGCCAGCGGTTTTCGTCAGGCGCGAGAAACGTGCTGCGTGGCAAGCCTATATCTGCTCCGTTCGAGTAGCGCGGCAAGCCATAGCGCCAGTTCGAACCATCCTGACGCATGATGTCGCTGCCGAATGTCAGCATCGTACTGTCGGTGACGTCGGCTTCGACAATTCCATAGAGCAGGTATTTGTTGCTCTTTGCGACATTGTAGAAAAACTCCCGGTCCTCATATGTCATTCGGCCTGCGATATTGACCCTCTAAGCCGGGGGATCGGCGTCCAAAATTGACCCCCTGAAGGTTGGTCTGTTGCGCTGCCTGCTTTGTCATGAAGCAGGTGGTCGGGGATGCTGGTCGTGGAGACGATTGCGCGGATACGGCGCGAACACTTCATCAAGGGCAAGACGATCAGGGCGATCGCCCGCGACCTTAAGGTGTCCCGGAACACGGTCCGGAAGGTGCTGAGGTCGGGAGAGACCTCGTTCGAGTACGAGCGGCAGGTTCAGCCGCGGCCCAAGCTTGGACACTGGGCATCTGAGCTCGATGTGTTGCTGGCGGCGAACGCGACCAAATCCGCGCGCGAACAGCTGACCTTGATCCGGATCTTCGAAGAGTTGCGCGGCCGCGGCTATGACGGTGGTTACGATGCCGTGCGGCGTTACGCCAGGCGGTGGAACAAGGAGCGCGGGCAATCGACCGCGGCGGCCTATGTTCCGCTGAGCTTTGCGGCGGGCGAAGCCTACCAGTTCGACTGGAGCCATGAGATCGTTCTCCTCAACGGCGTGACGGCGATCGTGAAGGTCGCTCATGTCCGGCTGTGCCACAGCCGCATGCTGTTCGTGCGAGCCTATCCGCGCGAGACGCAGGAGATGGTGTTCGACGCCCATGACCGGGCGTTCGCGCTGTTCAAAGGGACCTGCAGCCGCGGCATCTACGACAACATGAAGACGGCGGTGGAGACGATCTTTGTCGGCAAGGATCGCCTCGAGATCGAGAGCCGCAACGGACGACAAGGTCGTATCGCCGAGCATTTGACCAGGATGGACTTCATCGTCCTCGACGAACTCGGTTACCTGCCGTTCGCTCAATCCGGCGGCCAGCTCCTGTTCCATCTCGTCAGCAGACTCTACGAGCGTACGTCCATCGTCGTCACAACCAATCTCGCCTTCGGCGAATGGCCAAGCGTGTTCGGCGACGCCAAGATGACAACCGCGCTGCTCGACCGGCTCACCCACCACTGCGACATTGTCGAGACCGGCAACGACAGCTGGCGATTCAAAAGCCGCGACGACGATCACGCCACCCGCGCTCGTCCCGTCTCCGCAATCCCGGCCAGCTCCGACGGGCCGAGCGCTACCCTCAAACCACGCCGCGCGAAGGGGTCAAATTTGGACGCCGATACGGGGTCAAATTTGTGAGCCGATTGACAGACATGTAGACGACGAGTGGAATTCTGATAAGGATGACGGCATTCAGAGCACAGCCGACGACTAGGGAGACGGTGAAGCGGTCTCCAAGCTGGCGAAGCGCATGCTTGTAATTTTCGAAGCCGGCCGCCTTTGATGTCCCGTCTAAGGCAAGGGCGTGCTGAATGCCGTCAGACTTCTTGAATCGCTTGGCGAACTGCTTGACGCCCTCGATTGAGGACGGACGAATGTGATCGTTCGACACGTCAGTCTTCCGGCCTTAGCGAAGCGTCGCCCGTCAGCCACCTCTCGAGCCCGACATGACATGGCGGGAACGATTTGATCAGGACAGCGCCTCAACGGCTTCGCGACGACGGGCGGCAGGCTGCTGCCAGTAGCCGAGTCATCTAACCCTGACTTTCGCGGAGGGATGCTCACCTCCCGAGCCGGGAGGTCTACGGGCGCGCGCGATCTCCCCTGAGAAGGCGGTAAAGCAAGCCGGCGTGGCCCTGCCCCACAGCCCACAGCCCAAGCTGAAGGAATCGAGACCCGACCTGGTATCCTCCATCCCCTTGCAGACTTCATCAATTAGTCATATATGATGTGTTAAATAATATTTTCTTGCATATCTGGACAATTAGGATGAGCTCGCCAAAATCAAAGACGGCCCTTGAGCGGCTTGGCCGTGACCTACGGGCGGCACGACTAAGCCGCCGCGTCGCCGTGGCCGATCTGGCGGTGCGCGCAGGCACGTCAGCCAGCACCGTCGCGCGCCTGGAAAAGGGCGATCCCGGCGTTGGCATCGGCACACTCGCAGATGTGCTCGTCGCTCTTGGCCTCATCGAAAGACTGGCCGATCTGGTCGATATCCGGAAGGACGATTTGGGTCTGGCGTTGACCTCCGAGCGCGTGCCGCAACGCGGCCGCTCCTTCGCGACCACACTGCGCAAACAGGAGCGGCAGAATGACAAGCCGAAGCGGAATGAGCCGGACACTGTCGATCCGGACGGCGTGGCCTTCTGATGACCGAATCTTCCGCCCAAGTCGTTCTCGGCGAGAGCTTGACGCCCATCGGTCAATTGCGTTTCACGCAGACTGGGCCGCGTCAGTTTTCAACCTTCTCGTACGATCCGGCGTGGATCAAGGATCCCCGCGCCTTCACCTTGCAGCCCGACATGCCGTTTGAGGGCGGACCATTTCATGCGTCGGCGCAGCCAGGCAATCCGCGTGACGCGCTCGCCGGCGCCTTCTCCGATGCGGCACCCGACAGCTGGGGCCGCAGACTTCTGGAACGCGCTTACGGCAAGGGTCTATCCGAGTTCGAGTACCTGACCCTGTCCGACGACACCTGCCGGCAGGGTGCGCTACGCTTTCTTGATGATCAGGGGAAGGTCATCACCGGCAAATCTGTCGAGGCGGTGCCGCGCTTGCTCGACCTGCAAGCGATCACCGCGATCGCCCGCGCCTACGAGCAGGGCAAGGATATTTCGGCCGAAGACATGCAAGCCCTCGCCGGCGCGGGCGGCTCGGGTGGAGGCCGGCCCAAAGCCAATGTCCGTGACGAACATGTGCTCTGGTTGGCGAAATTCACCTCCATCCACGATCAGCACCCGATCGAGCAGATCGAGGTCGCCACTCTCACCCTCGCCAAGGCGTGCGGCATTCGGACGCCCGAAGTCAGGTTGGAGCTTGCCGATACGCCCTTCCCTGTCGCGCTCATCCAGCGCTTCGACCGACGCGGCAGCGCGCGCATCCCCTATATCTCGGCACGAACGGCGCTTGGGAAGACCGGCACCGAACTCGGCTCGTATACGGAGATCGTCGACTTCATGCGGACAGCCGCGTCCGATCCGAAAGCGGATTTCCAGGAGCTCTATCGGCGTCTGATCTTCACCATCCTCGTCTCGAATAAGGATGATCACCTGAAGAACCATGGATTTCTCTATGTCGGTTCTGGCCGCTGGCGTCTTTCGCCGGTCTTCGATGTGAACCCGGCTCCCGATCGCAACCCGCATTTGGAGACAGCGATCATGGAAGGCGGCAGCCACGATCGATCGATCAAGCTGGCTTTGGACGCTTGTGAATTCTTCGAGATTCCCGAGGCTGACGCGCGGCGAACGATCCGGACCGCCGCCCAACGGATATCCGACGGGTGGCGGGATGCCTTCAGACAAGTCGGCGTGACCGGAGCGCGCGTCCGTGATTACGAGCCGGCCTTTATCAACGAACAGACGGACATCGGACTCGCCCTTTAACAATCAGATTTGGCAAATTCAATGACTTTATTGGTCATATATGACCAGTAATTAAATCCGCGCCAGGGGAACTCCCGCCCGATCTCGCGTTGCACAGGCAGTGCTGAACCCAGCAGCTATTTTCGCGGCGGCAGGCCAAAGCGCACTGGCCTTCCCTCTAGATCGTTTCGCATTTAGGTTGACTTATACCCGGCATTTTCGACGTAGTTCCTGCACTCTGTTGGGGTGACGGTGTCGAGGACGTTTGCGATGGCGTTGTGAACGGTTTCGACGCTTCGCTGGGCTGCTCGTCGCATCCAGTGCTTCAGTTTGGCGAAGAGCTGCTCGATGGGATTGAGGTCGGGGCTATAGGGTGGCAGGAAGAAGAGCCTGGCTCCTGCGGCTCTGACAATGTCGCGCACCATCGCGCCTTTGTGCGAGCCGAGATTGTCGAGAACGACGATATCGCCCGGCTTCAAGGTTTTGACGAGTTGGGTTTCGACGTAGGCCTGGAAAGCCTCGCCGTTGATCGGCCCGTTGAGAACCCATGGCGCCTCGACGCGATCGTGCCGCAGGGCGGCAATGAAGGTCATGGTCTTCCAGTGGCCGTAGGGCGTGTGGGCGACAAGCCGTTTTCCGCGCGTGCTCCAGCCACAATGCGCGTCTGGTAGCGGATCCACTGTTCGCGCCGGCGCCTGAGCTTTGGCCGCAACTGCTCGGCGGGCAGAACCGTTTTTTTTGAAGTGTCCGCCGTCAGGGCTCTTGAGACAGTTTAGGGGTTTTCGGGAAGGGAGGATTTCTGGATCATCGCAGCCAATTTGGAGCGCAGATGAGACAGAAATCCGGGCCGGAGAAAGCACCGGCAGAGCAGGTCGTGAAGGACATCCGCCGGGCAACGCGCCGGCAGTTCTCGGCTGAAGAGAAGATCCGCATCGTGCTGGAAGGCGTGCGCGGCGAGGAGAGCATCGCCGAGCTGTGTCGGCGCGAGGGGATCGCCTCGTCGATGTATTACGGCTGGTCGAAGGAGTTCCTCGACGCCGGCAAGCGCCGTCTCGCTGGTGACACGGCCCGCGCCGCGACGTCGGACGAGGTGAAAGAGCTGCGCCGTGAGGCGCAGGCCCTGAAGGAGGCCGTGGCCGATCTCACCCTGGAAAACCGCCTGCTGAAAAAAAGCATGCTCGCGGATGGGGAGGACGACACATGAGGTATCCTGCATCCGAAAAGGCCGAGATCATTCGCCTGGTCGAGGCCTCGCATCTGCCGGCACGGCGAACCCTGGACAAGCTCGGCATCCCGCGCGCCACGTTCTATCGCTGGTACGATCGCTATCTCACCGGTGGGATCGAGGCTCTGGCCGATCATCGCTCGCGGCCGGATCGTGTCTGGAACCGGATTCCTGACCCAATCCGGGCCGAGCTCGTCGAGCTGGCGCTGCGCGAAACGGAGCTGAGCCCGCGCGAGCTGGCGGTGCGCTTCACCGACGAGAAGCGCTACTTTGTCTCGGAGGCGTCGGTATATCGGCTGCTGAAGGCTCATGATCTCATCACCAGCCCAGCCTATATCGTCATCAAGGCGGCGTCTGAGTTCAAGGACAAGACGACAGCGCCCAACCAGCTCTGGCAAACCGACTTCACCTACCTGAAGATCACGGGTTGGGGCTGGTATTATCTCTCGACCGTGCTCGACGACTTCTCCCGCTTCATCGTCGCCTGGAAGCTCTGCGCCACGATGCGGGCGGATGACGTCACCGCCACGCTCGATCTGGCTCTGGCGGCATCGGGGCTCGACCAGATCACGGTCGCGCATCGGCCGAGGCTGTTGAGCGACAACGGCGCCTCATACATCTCGGCCGAACTCGCTACCTGGCTCGACGGCAAGGGCATGAAACACGTTCGCGGCGCGCCGTATCATCCCCAGACGCAGGGCAAGATCGAGCGCTGGCATCAGACCCTGAAGAACCGCATCCTGCTGGAAAACTACTATCTGCCCGGCGACCTTGAACGGCAGGTCGCGGCCTTCGTCGAGCACTACAATCACGGCCGCTATCACGAGAGCATCGATAATCTCACGCCCGCTGACGTCTACTTCGGCCGCGGGCAGACCATCCTCACCGAACGCGAAAGGATCAAACGCCAGACCATCCACCAAAGACGCTTGCAGCATCACCTGCAGGCCGCCTAACCTCAAACCCAGATGAGCCAGAACCTCCGTTCCCGTGACCCCGGAACAGTCTCAATTCATCTGACGACGGACAAAAGAAGACCCTGTACCTGTTTCGAATGAGGAGGAAAGAGAGCTGGTCGCTCTCAAGGCGGCCCTCTACGCAAGGGCTTTAACGCTCTTCGAAGGCGCTCTGCTCCTGATCGAAAATGACCGTCAGCTTGATTTTCGGATTCAATCACGCGGCGTCATCGAAGCCGTCATGTATCTCATCGCGCTCGATCGCAATCCAGCTTTCGTCAGCAAGATGAAGGATGACGACTACAAGAGCCGCCTAGCGCGCGCGAGCCTTCATCTGAATGCACCCGATCTCAACGTGACTGCCGACGTCCGTCGGATGCTCGAGGACTTTGTAGCGCAGGGCTCTCAAGGCGCGAAAGCTATTCAAGTAGCAACCCTACTTGAGGGCAGTCAGTTCGACCGCCTCTATCGAACCTATCGCGACATTTCGGGCGACGCTGCCCACGTCAGCGTAACCTCGCTGAATCGGCATTATATCGAGAACCCAAAGGATCAAGATGCGATCTTGGTCATCCATCCGGCTCTTGATGACCTCGATTTGCATATGACCATGACGGAGCTCGGCATCTCCATGACGATCGCCACATTGATCCTCATGAAGATCAAGGAAAAAACGGATCTTTGGGATGAGTTTCAATCGCTCCTCCATCGATACCGAGAACTGAGCAAAACTAATCAAGAGGGTGCCGGCGCGCATGTCGGCTAGGCGCTTTGACCGTGGCGCTCTATACCTCGTGTATATGATATAATGCGACGTTTTTCGGCGCGACAGTTGTCCGGCGCAGCCCCCTTTCCTTTCGAGAACACTAATGGCTTCCGTTGACCTATCTGATCTTTTGGCGGGGACAAGCGAGAACCTTGGCATTGAGTTCAAGGCGTGGATGGACACCTCGAACGGCGAAGTTCGTGCAAAGCTTGCTCGTCACATAGCAGCGCTGGCCAATCATGGCGGCGGCTATCTGATTTTTGGTGTGGATGACAAGACGCGAAAGCCTCTTGGAAAGACTGAGTTTAACCTCGACCTGTTCAGCCAGGATGCGATCACGGGGATCATCAAGAAATATCTCGATCCGAGGATACAGGTCCTCGTCGAACACGTCGTGCTTGAAGGGACTACCTATCCAGTGGTTGTCATTCCACCACATGGCGCACGTCCGGTCTTTGCGATCGCTGATGGACCGCAGGATGATCGCAATCGACCGGTCGGCGTAACTTAAGGAACGATCTATATCCGCGCGCCGGGGCCAGAGAGCGCACCCATCCGCACCCCGGACGACTGGAATGCGCTACTCGATCGCTGTCTATCTCATCGCAGTGATCTTCTCGGCAACGTGCTGCGGCAGTCGCTCGTGCGACAATCCAAGCCGGGCGAACAGGCGATTGGGCTCTTGCGGGCGGCGCTCGACGACACGGCTCAGGATTTCACCGCGCAGACACGACTTCTGGCAGAGAATGTTGATCCAAAATACCGGGATGACATTCTGCGAGCTGGCACCAACTACTCGAGCCTCGGGTACGCGCTTGTCGGGGGCGATGGGACTCTCATCGAAATCCCGAATGCGCGCGCGCTTAACGAGCGTGTTGCGATCGAAATGCACCGCTATGCAAACTATGGATGGGGCTCGTTCCTACCTTTGAATGTGCCGGAACGCGCACCCCAGGTACGCACATCGACACTTGCGGGCGAGGAAGTGACGTATCTGGAGGGAATGCGCGTCGAGAATACCAGCCTGATTTCGAGCGCGTTCGACTACTGGCGAATCTACGAACGCGGAATCTGCGTGAGCGTTGAGTCCTACAGGGACGATTGGCGACGGGAGGGCGACGCGGCACCGCCGCATCTGACGCCTATGTGGATTCTGATCACGATACATTCGCTGCTTGCTCACGCTCGCCTCGCGGGGCAAGAGCTTTTGGGGGTGACTCAGGTCGTGATCCGCATGGATTGGCACGGATTAAAGGGCCGAATGCTGGCATGGGATCATTTTCGGCATGTTGCTGGCGGTGGGACTTTGGCTGACGATCATTTCGCAAAGAACATCGTCTTCGACTGGGCGTTGCTGCGCGACAACTATTTCGAAACGCTGCGCCGCGTCGCGCTGCCTTTCCTTCAGGTTTTCGGCAACGCCGGCTGGTTCAATCCCGACGACTGGCTAACGCGTGAGGCGGTAGAGAGGGAGTTTTCCCGGACTGGCGCGAACACAGTCAAGCTGCTTGAAGATGACTGACGAAGGGGCAGGCTCCATGTATTTTTCTGACGACGCCTTGAAGCAGCTTGCCGATGGCTACGCCGCTTTCGGTGGCAAGCTAAACACCCTTCTTGAAAAGTATATCCTGCTAGATTTGAGAAATCCACGCGCGCGGGAATTCGCCCAACAAGGATTTCCGCGACGTTTAAAAGTCATGGCTCGGTGTATCAGCAATGTTTTCGAGGCGATCCCGCCAGAGAGAAACCGGACTGCCCTCGCGCGATGAGCTGACTGACGCGACGATAAATATTCAAAGCTTCATTTTCAACGTGTTTGGGGCAATCGATAATCTTGCATGGATTTGGATGGCGGAGAACGGACAGAAGCGTGCCGACGGTACGCCAATTCGAGACGGTTACGTTGGTTTGGGGCCTGACAATACGGCAGTCCGCGGCACGCTCTCACAGGAATTGCAGGACTATCTCAAGACGCTTGATGATTGGTTCCGTTATCTCGCAGGATTGAGGCACGCCCTCGCTCATCGAATTCCGCTCTACATCCCGCCGTACGTGATCGAAGCAAAAGACGAAGCCGCTTACCGCGACTTCGAGGCAAGAATGGTCGAAGCGGGAAAGAAGGGTGACTTCACGGAGTACGATCGGTTATCCGGTGAACAGCTTCGGCTCGGTCGCTTTCGGCCGTGGATACAGCATTCCTTTCAAGAGAATGCCAAGCCAGTTGTTTTCCACGCCCAGATGTTGGCGGACTTCAATACAGTTGACGAATTGGCGCGAAAGATGCTCGGCGAATATACCTCTTTGGCGGATAGCGGAGTCGCCCAAGTAAAGCTTAACTAATGGAAACTTCGAGTTCCTTCACTTCGACCAAGGCTGCAATTTCCGAATAGAGGTCCACGGCTTGACCGGGCGCCGAAATCGAGATGACCAAAGAGTAGCGCGCCTTGTCCGCCACTCGTCTTTGACCGACGTGCGATTTCCACCAGCCTCCTACGGGAAAGACGGCAATCGCATCGTGACTGGCAAGCTCGATCGCTGGGCCACGCCAGAGATCGCAGTGGAGCGAGCCCGCTTGGATGGCCTTGGGGCCGAGCAACCAGTAGCTTTTCTCACCTTCTGGCTCGGTCCCGTCCTTTGCCTGGCTGGCAGAGATGCGGCTTCTAAAACGCGCGTCGGTTTCCGTTCGATTTTTCATGGCGAAACGAAGTCCGAACGAACGGTAGGTATCGGGCCGTGTGGCCGCCTTGCCGGTCAGGTTCGGCTCGATGAAATATGAGAGCGTCACCTTCATCATGACGCTCTCGTTCTCAATTCGCTCCAGCACCGTTCGCGGCCAGGGAAGGTCGTAGAAGTGCATCTCATTGAAAACGCCGCTCCGCCCATCCGCGCTAAACGCGAAGGGTTGAATCTCGGCTTCGGCGATGAGGGTGACGTCGTTGCTCGCCGAAAGGATGGCACGCTCGATGTCTGGAACGCCGAAACCCACCTCGCGCAGGATTTGCTGCTTCTCGGCCTTTGATCCGGTCTTCCAGCTCGCGCCTCGCCCGATGAGTTTTCTCCGGATCGGTTGTGGCCATTGCGCTGAGTCCACCGTGAGAGCTCGATGGGTCTCCGGCCAACGTGTCGGCAGCGCGGCCTGCAGCCTGCCTATGAAATTGCCGGCCATTCCGACGGCGGCGCTCGTCGCCCAGAACGGCACCAGTGGCTCCGCCACGACGTCCGATCCCGGCGCCAGCAGTGAGACGGACGGTCCCCAGTCGCATGAGCCCGAAGCGTCGGAGAGCATGTTGCCAGCCTCGAACAGCACCTCCGGCTTGATTGGTGTCAGATCGTCGGGAAGCGTTTGCGATCCGCGGCTGAAGGGACTGCGATGGTTGGCAGGCACGACGGGCTCGAGAGCCGGCGGCGGTGCAGGAGGTTGTTCTTTGCGCGTGAAGCCGCCGATGGTCAGGGTGTTCCAGCTCTGCGCGGGATCTTCGAGCGGCTGCGACGGCACCACATCCACCATCATCCCGCCTAAGACATTGCCAGTGGCCGTCAGCATCAAACGCTTTGGACGCTGCGATGCAGGCACGCCATCGGCAGAATCACCAGGCATCGATCCGGCCGCGACCTGATCGAGCGCTCCGCTCCAGGTCGACGGGCGATCGGGCGGAAAATCAGTGGCACTGATAGCAATGCAGAAGCTACGGCGCACATTCGGGCGTGCGATCTCGACCGAGACAACGGCACCTTGCGTCACGACGCCGTAGCTTGGTGGCTTCGTCGGCGGAAAGCCATTTGGCGGAAGCAGCTTCATGGATTCGACGGCATGCGTGAGCGCCACGGGCTGCGCGTCGTTCATCAGCGGCTCGAGATCGCCGTAGAGCGCGAGGCCGGCCAGCGGCGTTCCGTGGCCGCCATCCGGATGATGGTCGTCCGCGTTCCACGCCGCGTCGTAGGCCCAGGCACCCGCCAGGCCAGGTGCGATCAACGGATGAGCCGCATTCACGCCGGTATCGAGGGCGCATATCGCCGGTATGTCCCCGGCCGGCGGCGTCACGCGACCCGCAAGCTCCGTGACCCAATCGTGTTGCCCCAACCCGGTCGCACCGCGGTCGAGGAACGGCTCGATGGTGCCCGTCGCGCGTCTAATCTCGGTGAGCGCGCCGGGTACGCGCGCCGCGAAGGCAACGAGCGCGGCGGCCGCGGCATGGACGAACAGCACTGTCGTATCGGGAAAGACAAGGCGGTCGGCATGAACATCGAGATTGGCGCCGCGGGCCAATTCAGCAAGCCGATCTGCGATCACAATCGGTTGGCGAACCCATAGCTCCCACCACACGACATCGGGCATAGCCACATCGACATCTGCGCTGAAGAGCGAACGGGCTTCGGTCATACGGACAGTTTCGACGGCCTCGAAGCGATCGACGTGTGGCCTGCGCTGATTGCCCGGGTCGCGGCCGTAGTCCGTGATCCGTGTTCGCAGAAACTCACGCGCGTCATCCGGCACGAACAGGAGCGCGCTTTCCGTCCTGTCGTCGTTCCGCTCGGAGCGCAACACGACAACATCCTGCGTTGGAAACTCAAGAGTGGACGGCACCTTGATCGCTTTCGTTCGCGATCCCTCCGCCGGCG
It includes:
- a CDS encoding helix-turn-helix domain-containing protein encodes the protein MSSPKSKTALERLGRDLRAARLSRRVAVADLAVRAGTSASTVARLEKGDPGVGIGTLADVLVALGLIERLADLVDIRKDDLGLALTSERVPQRGRSFATTLRKQERQNDKPKRNEPDTVDPDGVAF
- a CDS encoding type II toxin-antitoxin system HipA family toxin; protein product: MTESSAQVVLGESLTPIGQLRFTQTGPRQFSTFSYDPAWIKDPRAFTLQPDMPFEGGPFHASAQPGNPRDALAGAFSDAAPDSWGRRLLERAYGKGLSEFEYLTLSDDTCRQGALRFLDDQGKVITGKSVEAVPRLLDLQAITAIARAYEQGKDISAEDMQALAGAGGSGGGRPKANVRDEHVLWLAKFTSIHDQHPIEQIEVATLTLAKACGIRTPEVRLELADTPFPVALIQRFDRRGSARIPYISARTALGKTGTELGSYTEIVDFMRTAASDPKADFQELYRRLIFTILVSNKDDHLKNHGFLYVGSGRWRLSPVFDVNPAPDRNPHLETAIMEGGSHDRSIKLALDACEFFEIPEADARRTIRTAAQRISDGWRDAFRQVGVTGARVRDYEPAFINEQTDIGLAL
- a CDS encoding IS630 family transposase, coding for MDPLPDAHCGWSTRGKRLVAHTPYGHWKTMTFIAALRHDRVEAPWVLNGPINGEAFQAYVETQLVKTLKPGDIVVLDNLGSHKGAMVRDIVRAAGARLFFLPPYSPDLNPIEQLFAKLKHWMRRAAQRSVETVHNAIANVLDTVTPTECRNYVENAGYKST
- a CDS encoding IS3 family transposase (programmed frameshift), whose translation is MRQKSGPEKAPAEQVVKDIRRATRRQFSAEEKIRIVLEGVRGEESIAELCRREGIASSMYYGWSKEFLDAGKRRLAGDTARAATSDEVKELRREAQALKEAVADLTLENRLLKKKHARGWGGRHMRYPASEKAEIIRLVEASHLPARRTLDKLGIPRATFYRWYDRYLTGGIEALADHRSRPDRVWNRIPDPIRAELVELALRETELSPRELAVRFTDEKRYFVSEASVYRLLKAHDLITSPAYIVIKAASEFKDKTTAPNQLWQTDFTYLKITGWGWYYLSTVLDDFSRFIVAWKLCATMRADDVTATLDLALAASGLDQITVAHRPRLLSDNGASYISAELATWLDGKGMKHVRGAPYHPQTQGKIERWHQTLKNRILLENYYLPGDLERQVAAFVEHYNHGRYHESIDNLTPADVYFGRGQTILTERERIKRQTIHQRRLQHHLQAA
- a CDS encoding DUF5677 domain-containing protein → MVALKAALYARALTLFEGALLLIENDRQLDFRIQSRGVIEAVMYLIALDRNPAFVSKMKDDDYKSRLARASLHLNAPDLNVTADVRRMLEDFVAQGSQGAKAIQVATLLEGSQFDRLYRTYRDISGDAAHVSVTSLNRHYIENPKDQDAILVIHPALDDLDLHMTMTELGISMTIATLILMKIKEKTDLWDEFQSLLHRYRELSKTNQEGAGAHVG
- a CDS encoding AlbA family DNA-binding domain-containing protein; translated protein: MASVDLSDLLAGTSENLGIEFKAWMDTSNGEVRAKLARHIAALANHGGGYLIFGVDDKTRKPLGKTEFNLDLFSQDAITGIIKKYLDPRIQVLVEHVVLEGTTYPVVVIPPHGARPVFAIADGPQDDRNRPVGVT
- a CDS encoding S8 family peptidase, which produces MNAAHPLIAPGLAGAWAYDAAWNADDHHPDGGHGTPLAGLALYGDLEPLMNDAQPVALTHAVESMKLLPPNGFPPTKPPSYGVVTQGAVVSVEIARPNVRRSFCIAISATDFPPDRPSTWSGALDQVAAGSMPGDSADGVPASQRPKRLMLTATGNVLGGMMVDVVPSQPLEDPAQSWNTLTIGGFTRKEQPPAPPPALEPVVPANHRSPFSRGSQTLPDDLTPIKPEVLFEAGNMLSDASGSCDWGPSVSLLAPGSDVVAEPLVPFWATSAAVGMAGNFIGRLQAALPTRWPETHRALTVDSAQWPQPIRRKLIGRGASWKTGSKAEKQQILREVGFGVPDIERAILSASNDVTLIAEAEIQPFAFSADGRSGVFNEMHFYDLPWPRTVLERIENESVMMKVTLSYFIEPNLTGKAATRPDTYRSFGLRFAMKNRTETDARFRSRISASQAKDGTEPEGEKSYWLLGPKAIQAGSLHCDLWRGPAIELASHDAIAVFPVGGWWKSHVGQRRVADKARYSLVISISAPGQAVDLYSEIAALVEVKELEVSIS